In Gammaproteobacteria bacterium, the sequence TCACTAGAATTACGCGAGAAGCCCCGGCATTCGGATAGGGATAGCGCACCAGGCGAACACGGTCAGACGCCGGTTGAGTTGACTTGGTGCGACCCGAGACTACATAAACTTTTGTTTCGTTTTCAATGAGATAGACGACAGCAGTCCGTGTTTCGCCACGGAATCCTACCGAAGCGTGCATTGGGAGTAATCCCTTTATGCGAAGCCTTCGGGACACCGTAACCCTTGGCAGTGCAGTATGACAGCCACGAGAACGAGCCGCGAGGGGAGTTCAAATCTGCCATTACACCATCGTCATCAACGACAGGCCAAAGAGACTGATAGGCCTAAGCCAAAAGGCAAGGGGGTAGGCCGGGTAACTCAGTCGTATCCCGCGCGAATGTCGACCTCCCGGTGGAAAGATGGCATCTACGTCGCGATTTCGGTTGATGTAGGGAACAGAGTAAGCCCGTTGTCCTCTTCAAGGAGAGAAGTAAAACCGTTGTAAAGCGATTTGACGGGACAGCGGGTAAAGGATGCGGGAAAAAGCGAATGCAGTGCTGTAATGGCTCGGATAGGGATTGAGGGTTGAATCGCCAGTGGAAATAAAACAGGGAAAGGTGGAAACGATTCGATATCATCCTACTCGAAAGAGGGCTGACTTCCGAGGAATAGGCAAGACCGCTGCCTATTCCGGCAGGTCTTGAATCACGAGAGAGTTTGTCAGAATGCGACAGGAATTCAGCAAGTGACTTTAGCATACGTTTCGGCTATTGACGCGGATTCCCGCGTAATCACATGGCACGGCGTCCATTGGCGGCGGGCAATGCGTTACGTGCGCAGGCTTCAAGCGCGTATCGTGAAGGCAGTCAAACAAGGCAAATGGCGTTTGGTGAAAAATCTCCAACGTTTGCTTAATCACTCCGTAAGCGGTCGCCTGCTCGCTGTCAGGCGAGTGACTGAAAACCGAGGTAAAAAAACGTCTGGCGTGGATGGTGTAGTTTGGGACA encodes:
- a CDS encoding hypothetical protein (Evidence 5 : Unknown function), coding for MHASVGFRGETRTAVVYLIENETKVYVVSGRTKSTQPASDRVRLVRYPYPNAGASRVILVILRR